In the genome of Sphingobium yanoikuyae, the window CTGTTCGCCGGCATGCTGGGCCTGGCCGCGCTCAACCGTTATCGCCTGACCCCGGCACTTGCGCAGGCGATCGAGGAAGAGGACGCGCCACGGGCGCAGGCGCTGCTGCGCGCGAGCCTCGTCGTCGAAGGCGGTCTTGCGATCGTCATTCTCGGGCTCGTCGCCTGGCTGGGGACACTATCGCCGCCCATGTCGATGTAGCTTATCGTTTCGGACGCCTCGCGTTGGGAGAAGCCTATGCAATCCTACACCCCGCCGCTCGGGACCGGATCGACGAAAGACTATGATCGCGCGATCCGCCTGTGGACGCGGGAGAAGCGGTGGCGTGCCGCCATGCTCGCCGCCCTGGCGCCCAAAGCCGGTGAGACGGTCGTCGACGTCGGCTGTGGCACCGGCAGCTTCGCGCTGATGCTTAAGCAAGCCGAGCCCAGGACGCAGGTGATCGGTCTCGATCCCGATGCCGAGGCGCTCGACATCGCGCGGCACAAGGCCGCTGTGCGGCGGGCCGATATCGACTGGCGTCAGGGATTTGCCAGGGACGTGGCCCCGGGTACCGCCGACGCTGTCGTGTCG includes:
- a CDS encoding class I SAM-dependent methyltransferase, which produces MQSYTPPLGTGSTKDYDRAIRLWTREKRWRAAMLAALAPKAGETVVDVGCGTGSFALMLKQAEPRTQVIGLDPDAEALDIARHKAAVRRADIDWRQGFARDVAPGTADAVVSSLVLHQMPVREKAATLRAMFAMLRPGGRLVIADYGRQQGFMRLAFRLTVQRLDGIDDTRPNADGVLPGLIAAAGFRHVAETFRLLTITGAIDLFTAHRPAQDHGLTVANDLG